The Methanocella arvoryzae MRE50 DNA window CAGCACCCATTTGCACAGGCCAATAAAAGGACTGGCTTCATCGCCGCTGAGAACTGTCTTTTACTATGTGGGCTTCGTTTAGACGTCGGGCACATAGAGCTGGATGATTTTATGCTTAATGTGGCCAATGGGACATTTACAATAGATCAGGTAGAAGACTGGCTGACCAGACATGTCCAGGCGCGATAAAAATTAGTGTTTGCTCATTAGATCGAGAGCCTGTTTATGCCTTCGAAGTGTATCTTCAAGCAGCATTCTCCTTGTGTCCGAAAGACCGTTTTCTCCTTTCTTTTTCATGATCTCTCGTTGTGAATTCTCATGTTCCATAAATTCACGCTCTTATATGTTAGTTCTTGAGAATAATCTGTATAAATAAGTTTTGTAACGTATATTGTTCGTGATCTCTCGCATCTACCCTTGATCTGTCAATCTATCCTCATTATCCCTGTATGCCACATCCGCCGCCCTTCTACTGATCTCTGCATACACTTTACTCATCAACTTCCCAAAATCTTCATTCGAAACCCAGAACGTCGGCGTCCCCAGCCTTTTCATAATCGCTGCATTGACTTCCGGGGGAGCGATATCAAAAGAAACATGGCTGTCACCCTCTCCGGCCCAGAAACTAGCTAAGGTAATCTCCTCGTCCCCGGGCTTTTCATCATCCTCTGGCCTGACATCAGATAAGCCACCCCCAGTCTCCTCTTCCACAGTTGCCCTCTTCTTTCTCAGGGCCTCTAAAAGCCGCTCTTTCTCCATCCCTCTGAACCTGAAGATCATAAACGGGTCTTTGTCGAACTCTTCGGCTAGTATGTAGTAGACTGCTGCGATGTGCTTGCAGGGATTGGCGTAGTCGGGGCAGGAGCAGTCTGTGGTCAGTTCCTTCGGGCTTGTCGGGAACAGGGACTTTCCGGCTTCGCTAAACGCATCTTCTATGTTTTCGGGCATCTCCCCGGCCAGCAGCTTTGCGGAGAAGATCGCTTTCGCAGACATGCTGTCGATGATCCGGTCCCACTCTTCAGGGCTGAAAGGCGCGAGCATAATCTCAACGTCATACGGCTTAGATCTAGATCCCTGAACATCTGCCACAGCCTTTCCCTGTGCGATCTTAATGTCCAGAACCTGCCCGGCTCTTGCATATCTCCGGCCCCGTTCGAGGCGGTTGGTCCACCCGAAGCTGTCGAGCACGCTCACCCATCTCTTCGACCACCAGGTGCTGCCGATGGCGCCTCTTTTGGTCTTAGCCTTGATGCCTCCTTCGACTTTGCGTGGCGACGACTTCGGATAGCTGTTACTCCACGAGCTGTAAAATTTCATTTTGAATGCCTCTTTAGTCCTGCGTTAGCCATCATCGGCTACCT harbors:
- a CDS encoding SWIM zinc finger family protein, with product MKFYSSWSNSYPKSSPRKVEGGIKAKTKRGAIGSTWWSKRWVSVLDSFGWTNRLERGRRYARAGQVLDIKIAQGKAVADVQGSRSKPYDVEIMLAPFSPEEWDRIIDSMSAKAIFSAKLLAGEMPENIEDAFSEAGKSLFPTSPKELTTDCSCPDYANPCKHIAAVYYILAEEFDKDPFMIFRFRGMEKERLLEALRKKRATVEEETGGGLSDVRPEDDEKPGDEEITLASFWAGEGDSHVSFDIAPPEVNAAIMKRLGTPTFWVSNEDFGKLMSKVYAEISRRAADVAYRDNEDRLTDQG